A stretch of Schistocerca nitens isolate TAMUIC-IGC-003100 chromosome 6, iqSchNite1.1, whole genome shotgun sequence DNA encodes these proteins:
- the LOC126263121 gene encoding polyadenylate-binding protein-interacting protein 2-like — MIIKIPTNNGFYGYDSSVSYLSDGSDIGNVEDMESPSHDGDFSEYLWMENEEEFDKQVMQQLEEEELMEQCIEAMLEDEREIRNIRNQMASTNGGSSDATAPPRQAWSTNDDVTNHISQSLEGLSVQDDLAKQSTLNPNAAEFVPQQKASESSGSGNVDRSTTS; from the coding sequence ATGATAATAAAGATTCCAACAAACAATGGATTCTACGGATATGATTCCTCAGTGTCATATTTGTCCGATGGCTCAGACATCGGAAATGTAGAAGACATGGAATCGCCATCTCATGATGGAGATTTTTCTGAATACCTTTGGATGGAAAATGAGGAAGAGTTTGATAAACAAGTTATGCAGCAACTGGAGGAAGAAGAGCTAATGGAACAATGTATTGAGGCAATGCTAGAAGACGAACGAGAAATAAGAAATATCCGTAATCAGATGGCATCTACCAATGGAGGCTCAAGTGATGCAACAGCACCACCTCGACAAGCCTGGAGCACTAATGATGATGTAACAAACCACATTTCTCAATCACTGGAGGGTCTGAGTGTTCAAGACGATTTGGCCAAACAGAGCACACTCAACCCCAATGCGGCAGAGTTTGTTCCACAGCAGAAAGCATCAGAGAGCAGCGGGTCAGGAAATGTGGATCGCTCGACGACATCTTAG